From Sporosarcina sp. Te-1, the proteins below share one genomic window:
- a CDS encoding CidA/LrgA family protein: MKPLIICLQIGILFIFSYIGTVIQNFFHLIIPGSIIGLILLFLCLCLKVVPVQLIDQGAGFLLSILTLLFVPMTVGIMKYPFLLSWKGLLLFAAVLISTILTIGISGLSSQFFEKSGAKRKEAQKCNKRYTHSS; encoded by the coding sequence ATGAAACCTCTTATCATCTGTTTACAAATTGGTATCCTTTTCATTTTTTCGTATATCGGCACAGTGATCCAAAACTTTTTCCACTTAATTATTCCCGGCAGTATTATCGGGCTTATCCTCCTCTTTCTTTGTTTATGCTTGAAAGTGGTACCTGTCCAACTGATTGATCAAGGGGCCGGATTTTTATTAAGCATATTAACTTTACTATTCGTTCCGATGACGGTCGGCATTATGAAATATCCTTTCTTGCTCTCATGGAAAGGGCTCCTGTTATTTGCAGCGGTATTAATCAGTACAATCCTTACGATCGGCATCTCCGGCCTTTCCAGCCAATTTTTCGAAAAGAGTGGAGCAAAGAGGAAGGAGGCACAAAAATGCAACAAACGTTATACGCACTCCTCATGA
- a CDS encoding LrgB family protein, translating into MQQTLYALLMILLTVTCFFIMAKLYARLAYSFLIPVLTSTFLIIVILVAFHVPYESYMEGGKWINSLLGPAVVALAFPLYKQRAFLRKHLFLIAGNVAIAGLVGMTSVALFSKWFHLSHSLSLSILPKSVTTPVAMAVADGLGGSASMAIVGVMIAGIFGAMLAPFIFRLFGVESSVGRGIALGSASHALGTSKAAEYNELAFSMGSVSMTLNAILSSLLGPVIALLLFS; encoded by the coding sequence ATGCAACAAACGTTATACGCACTCCTCATGATCCTGTTGACGGTCACTTGCTTTTTTATTATGGCAAAGCTGTATGCACGGCTCGCTTATTCGTTCTTAATTCCGGTTTTAACCTCTACCTTTTTGATCATTGTGATCCTTGTTGCTTTTCATGTTCCGTACGAGAGCTATATGGAAGGCGGCAAATGGATTAATTCACTTCTTGGCCCCGCGGTTGTAGCACTGGCATTTCCACTGTATAAGCAACGGGCGTTTTTAAGGAAGCACTTGTTTCTCATCGCAGGGAACGTGGCCATCGCCGGGCTCGTAGGTATGACTAGTGTAGCGTTGTTTTCAAAATGGTTTCATTTGAGCCACTCATTAAGCCTTTCTATTTTGCCTAAATCGGTGACCACCCCGGTCGCTATGGCGGTGGCTGACGGTTTGGGAGGCAGTGCGTCCATGGCGATTGTCGGTGTCATGATTGCAGGAATTTTCGGGGCCATGCTAGCTCCGTTCATCTTTCGCCTCTTCGGCGTGGAAAGCTCCGTCGGGAGAGGCATCGCCCTTGGCAGTGCCTCCCATGCATTAGGAACGTCAAAAGCTGCTGAATACAATGAGTTGGCGTTTTCCATGGGCTCTGTCTCCATGACACTAAATGCGATTTTGAGTTCGCTATTAGGCCCTGTTATTGCCTTATTGTTATTTAGTTGA
- a CDS encoding APC family permease, whose product MTTIPNTSQDQAAPQFKRVLKLRDLVIYGIAFMTPIAPAYIYGYASQLTGGMLPLSYLIAMFAMMFSAYSYGRMAAAFPVSGSTYTYTQRAINPHLGFFAGWAMFMDYVLVPLIVFMMGASYANALVPVIPYWVWVLIIAGVITVINILGMQMAAKTNRILVLFMGVIVAIFVIFCIKAITVEEGASALVSITPFFASDTFAIGAIVSGAAIACFSFLGFDSITTLSEEAVNPKQDIWKAAMLSCLIGGIIFIAQAYVAQLVWPDVGSFKSTDTALFEVAERAGGALLATLFTVAVIVSTFTAGLTGQASASRLMFSMGRDEVLPKKFFTRLHPKYQTPMYNILLMCGISIVGAIFLPINLVAELMNFGGLTGFMFVNISVIVYYFFRKKERKIVRYLLIPGFGFLICFYLFINLSHTTLKVGFVWLGLGLIYSLVTTKGFKKQPKSLAEL is encoded by the coding sequence ATGACGACAATACCAAATACATCACAAGATCAAGCGGCTCCACAATTTAAACGGGTGCTGAAATTGAGGGACCTGGTCATTTACGGAATCGCCTTTATGACACCGATCGCTCCAGCTTACATTTATGGCTATGCATCCCAGTTGACTGGGGGAATGTTGCCGTTATCCTATTTAATCGCGATGTTCGCCATGATGTTCTCGGCCTATAGCTATGGAAGGATGGCTGCGGCTTTTCCTGTTTCGGGATCCACTTATACATATACGCAGCGGGCAATAAATCCTCACTTGGGCTTCTTCGCTGGCTGGGCCATGTTCATGGATTATGTCTTGGTCCCGCTAATTGTCTTTATGATGGGAGCGTCATATGCCAATGCGTTGGTACCAGTCATCCCCTATTGGGTTTGGGTGCTCATCATAGCCGGCGTCATCACGGTCATTAATATCCTAGGCATGCAGATGGCCGCTAAGACAAACCGGATACTCGTATTATTCATGGGTGTCATCGTCGCTATCTTTGTGATCTTCTGCATAAAAGCGATCACAGTAGAAGAGGGGGCTTCCGCTTTAGTTTCTATTACGCCGTTTTTTGCCAGTGACACCTTTGCAATCGGAGCGATCGTCTCAGGGGCCGCGATTGCCTGCTTCTCTTTTTTGGGATTTGACTCGATTACGACATTATCCGAAGAGGCGGTAAACCCGAAACAAGATATTTGGAAAGCAGCTATGCTTTCCTGTTTGATCGGAGGAATCATTTTTATCGCCCAAGCGTATGTAGCCCAGCTTGTCTGGCCGGATGTAGGGAGCTTCAAATCGACAGATACCGCATTATTTGAAGTAGCAGAACGGGCAGGCGGCGCATTGCTAGCGACCTTGTTCACGGTAGCTGTCATTGTCTCCACGTTTACAGCCGGCTTGACAGGTCAAGCCAGTGCTTCCAGGCTTATGTTCAGTATGGGACGGGACGAGGTTCTTCCGAAAAAGTTCTTTACACGATTGCATCCGAAGTATCAAACGCCGATGTACAATATTTTATTGATGTGCGGCATCAGCATAGTCGGAGCCATCTTTTTGCCGATTAATTTAGTCGCTGAATTGATGAACTTTGGGGGACTGACGGGATTCATGTTCGTGAACATATCGGTCATCGTCTATTACTTTTTCCGCAAAAAAGAACGGAAGATTGTCCGTTATTTATTGATTCCCGGCTTTGGCTTTCTAATCTGTTTCTACCTATTTATCAATTTGTCCCACACCACGTTGAAAGTAGGATTTGTCTGGCTTGGCCTTGGCCTCATCTATTCGCTCGTAACGACGAAAGGATTTAAGAAGCAGCCGAAAAGTTTGGCAGAGTTATAA
- a CDS encoding cysteine hydrolase family protein: MENQQTLYYEFAPTEEGKMTIDPAKTALLVVDMQHQFISRDGLDAKLARERGMFDKWEYFFDRIDDIVVPNNKKLLDFFRSHQLEVTFGRITCHHKDGRDRSAVQRRPGWNNILLPIGDPGAEMVEELKPLDDEIVVNKTTDSVLSGTNYEFLLRNMGIETVVCTGVVTDQCVASTVRSLADAGFEVILVEDACAAATKQLHDAEIMIMNQIYCQVMSTEETIQLIAEQLEQDILV, encoded by the coding sequence ATGGAAAACCAACAAACCTTGTACTACGAGTTCGCACCGACAGAGGAAGGGAAAATGACCATTGATCCCGCAAAGACCGCTTTGTTAGTCGTTGATATGCAACATCAATTTATTAGCCGCGATGGCTTGGATGCAAAATTAGCCCGTGAACGGGGCATGTTCGATAAGTGGGAATATTTCTTTGATCGGATTGATGACATCGTTGTGCCAAACAATAAAAAGCTGCTGGACTTCTTCCGCAGCCATCAACTGGAAGTAACGTTTGGCCGCATCACATGCCATCATAAAGACGGCCGTGATCGCTCAGCCGTCCAGCGCCGTCCGGGATGGAACAATATTTTGTTGCCAATAGGCGATCCGGGAGCGGAAATGGTGGAGGAGCTGAAGCCGCTGGACGATGAAATTGTGGTGAATAAAACGACAGACAGTGTATTAAGTGGAACCAACTATGAATTTCTGCTTCGCAATATGGGCATTGAAACAGTTGTATGCACGGGCGTTGTCACTGACCAGTGCGTCGCTTCCACTGTCCGCAGTTTAGCAGATGCCGGCTTTGAAGTGATTTTGGTGGAGGATGCTTGTGCCGCAGCAACAAAACAGCTGCATGACGCGGAAATCATGATTATGAATCAAATCTATTGCCAAGTGATGAGCACGGAAGAAACGATTCAGTTGATTGCAGAGCAATTAGAACAAGATATTCTAGTGTAA
- a CDS encoding mandelate racemase/muconate lactonizing enzyme family protein — protein MKIISVEVFAIRLSLIDPFIVSYHTYKDMPSIIVKLQTDNGLVGYGEGTPDEHVTGETWESVFAVLSKTLATVVLGENPFDIEKIHDKMNQTILGATTAKAALDIACYDLMGKAANQPVYNLLGGRYYDKLELPKVISILSPAEMADKAKQAVAEGYTTLKLKVGTDKRLDVARIRAVRDAVGPEVALKVDANQGWETSADSMYVLQRITDCHIDWIEQPVIATDIDGLAEIKQKTSIPVMIDEGLHGDKEMNEITVKRAVDMVNIKLMKCGGIYPATHIVHQAQLAGYTCQVGSMVESAIASAAGLHLSTAKKRIKSNELVGPLMFSEDVAELDFQIPFVHLSKRPGLGIEVNESILKKLTSDYVKIELN, from the coding sequence TTGAAAATTATATCCGTTGAGGTCTTTGCTATCCGGCTTTCTCTTATCGACCCATTCATCGTCAGTTACCATACGTACAAGGATATGCCGTCGATCATCGTGAAACTGCAAACGGACAATGGACTTGTGGGGTATGGAGAAGGAACGCCTGATGAGCACGTAACAGGTGAAACATGGGAAAGTGTCTTTGCGGTGCTGAGCAAGACTTTGGCAACCGTTGTTCTCGGAGAAAATCCATTCGACATCGAGAAAATCCATGACAAGATGAATCAAACGATCTTAGGCGCGACAACTGCAAAAGCGGCACTGGATATCGCTTGTTATGATCTTATGGGAAAAGCAGCAAATCAACCAGTCTATAATTTGCTGGGGGGACGCTATTATGACAAGCTGGAGCTTCCCAAAGTCATCAGTATCCTGTCGCCCGCGGAAATGGCTGATAAAGCGAAGCAGGCAGTTGCGGAAGGTTACACGACCTTGAAACTGAAGGTGGGGACAGATAAACGTCTTGATGTGGCGCGCATTCGTGCAGTTCGAGATGCAGTAGGACCTGAAGTTGCGTTGAAGGTGGACGCCAACCAAGGATGGGAGACTAGCGCGGATTCGATGTATGTTCTTCAGCGAATTACGGACTGCCATATTGATTGGATAGAACAGCCGGTCATCGCGACGGATATTGACGGTTTAGCGGAAATAAAACAAAAGACATCCATTCCCGTCATGATCGACGAAGGTCTTCATGGCGATAAGGAAATGAACGAAATTACTGTGAAACGGGCAGTGGATATGGTTAACATCAAGCTGATGAAATGCGGCGGCATTTATCCAGCTACCCATATTGTCCACCAAGCCCAGCTTGCAGGGTATACATGCCAGGTCGGTTCCATGGTTGAATCTGCTATTGCATCTGCTGCAGGGTTGCACTTATCCACGGCCAAGAAACGGATAAAGAGCAATGAACTTGTCGGTCCATTGATGTTCAGCGAGGACGTGGCAGAATTGGATTTCCAAATTCCATTTGTCCACCTTTCCAAACGTCCAGGTCTTGGTATTGAAGTAAATGAATCCATCCTAAAAAAATTAACAAGTGACTATGTGAAAATTGAACTGAATTGA
- a CDS encoding M20 family metallopeptidase, with the protein MKQQELVNWVIAQRRYLHQHPELSHQENETKAYIAQQLHELGIDTFSLTGKDVIGIIKGNGEGKVIGIRADMDALPIQEETGLPFASKTRNIMHACGHDGHMAILLGVAKVLVTKKDVINGTILLIFQHAEEELPGGAMELVAANLLEGMDAIFGYHLWQPIPSGIIGIREGAAMAGADRFSITIKGKGGHGSMPQQTIDPTLIISTIITQLHTIVSRSLDPKEEAVLSIGELHSGSNYNVIPDTAVASGTVRYFNKETSLLIRQRFEAIVEGICNAHGAAYELVYEHGDPPLLNDIQLTAFMEKQAKSLVGDERVHRIEGIMGSEDFAYYSTEIPSSYIFIGIGKDSHPYGHHHPKFDIDEEMLALGVDLFTTSLLDYMKEGAGN; encoded by the coding sequence TTGAAACAACAAGAGCTAGTGAATTGGGTTATTGCACAACGTCGTTATTTACATCAGCATCCGGAGCTTTCGCATCAAGAGAATGAGACGAAAGCGTATATTGCACAGCAGCTTCATGAGCTGGGGATCGATACGTTTTCTCTGACTGGAAAGGACGTTATAGGGATCATCAAAGGGAACGGAGAAGGCAAGGTAATTGGAATCCGTGCGGATATGGATGCTCTGCCGATTCAGGAAGAGACCGGTTTGCCATTTGCATCGAAAACCAGGAATATCATGCATGCTTGCGGGCACGATGGCCATATGGCAATTCTTCTTGGCGTGGCGAAGGTCCTCGTCACGAAGAAGGATGTGATTAACGGGACGATCCTGCTGATTTTCCAACACGCGGAAGAGGAGCTTCCAGGCGGGGCAATGGAATTGGTCGCTGCTAATCTTCTGGAAGGAATGGATGCGATCTTCGGCTATCATCTATGGCAGCCCATTCCGTCAGGGATCATTGGTATACGCGAAGGGGCGGCGATGGCAGGTGCCGACCGTTTCTCCATCACGATTAAAGGGAAGGGCGGACATGGCTCAATGCCTCAGCAGACCATCGACCCCACATTAATCATCTCGACCATCATTACGCAGCTCCATACCATTGTGAGCCGCAGCCTGGATCCGAAGGAAGAAGCGGTGCTCAGTATCGGAGAATTGCATTCCGGTTCAAATTATAATGTCATCCCTGACACGGCTGTGGCTTCTGGAACTGTCCGGTATTTCAATAAAGAAACGTCACTCTTGATACGACAACGTTTCGAAGCGATTGTTGAGGGGATTTGTAATGCACACGGCGCAGCCTATGAACTGGTATATGAGCATGGCGATCCGCCACTCTTGAATGATATCCAACTGACAGCATTTATGGAGAAGCAGGCAAAGTCTCTAGTAGGGGACGAACGGGTACATCGAATTGAGGGAATTATGGGGAGTGAAGATTTTGCTTATTACTCAACAGAAATCCCTTCATCCTATATTTTTATCGGAATTGGCAAAGACTCGCACCCTTACGGCCATCACCATCCTAAATTTGATATCGATGAAGAGATGCTTGCATTGGGTGTTGATTTATTCACAACGAGTCTGCTGGATTACATGAAGGAGGGGGCAGGGAATTGA
- a CDS encoding YfcC family protein, with amino-acid sequence MGNKEKVRGKFHVPHVYVILFAIIIVAAIATYIVPAGQYETTVDENNRTIVVDGTYHSVESTPTSFLGIFQSIHKGMLNSAGIIFYIFIVGGSFGILHATGAISAAVGTISKKMSGREHWLIPILMTFFALSGAMLGLAEETIPYITILVPLMVLIGYDSLVGAAIVLLGTSAGFTAAFMNPFTVGVAQGIAELPIFSGLGFRIVLWVIFLSVSIWYVMRYAKKVKADPTKSVLYGTVQDFEQTAKMEEMTTRHKIIFLILLATLVGLAIGVIKYGWYLTEIAGLFLLMGIVMGLVGKMKFDTIAESFIEGCRVLVMGALVVGVANAILVVLQDGAIMDTILYGFASTIGELPSVLAAFGMYVVQCLLNYIIPSGSGQAALTMPIMAPLSDLVGVSRQTAVLAFQFGDGISNIFTPTSGYFMAGLALARIPWSKWVKWIFPLIIIHYVLGAIFVTVAHVIGFS; translated from the coding sequence ATGGGGAATAAAGAGAAAGTAAGAGGGAAGTTCCATGTACCGCATGTGTATGTTATCTTGTTTGCGATTATTATCGTGGCGGCGATTGCTACATATATCGTGCCTGCAGGACAATATGAAACTACGGTGGATGAGAATAATCGGACAATTGTTGTCGATGGAACATATCATTCCGTTGAGTCAACGCCTACTAGCTTTTTAGGCATTTTCCAATCAATTCATAAAGGGATGTTGAATTCTGCGGGAATTATCTTTTATATATTCATCGTGGGTGGATCTTTCGGTATCTTACACGCGACGGGAGCGATTTCAGCTGCTGTCGGGACAATCTCAAAGAAAATGAGCGGCAGAGAACATTGGTTAATACCAATTCTGATGACGTTTTTTGCGCTATCTGGCGCTATGCTCGGATTGGCTGAAGAGACCATTCCATACATCACAATTCTTGTGCCTTTAATGGTGTTAATCGGTTACGATTCCCTTGTCGGAGCGGCCATCGTGTTATTAGGAACCTCCGCGGGCTTTACAGCGGCTTTTATGAATCCGTTTACAGTCGGTGTTGCCCAAGGGATTGCAGAGCTGCCGATTTTCTCGGGACTTGGTTTCCGTATTGTTTTATGGGTCATCTTCTTAAGTGTGAGTATTTGGTATGTCATGCGATATGCAAAAAAGGTGAAGGCGGATCCGACAAAAAGTGTGCTGTATGGAACAGTACAGGATTTCGAGCAAACCGCCAAAATGGAGGAAATGACGACCCGCCATAAGATTATCTTTCTTATTCTTTTGGCGACCTTGGTAGGGCTTGCAATCGGTGTTATTAAGTACGGATGGTATTTGACGGAAATTGCCGGACTATTTTTATTGATGGGTATTGTAATGGGACTTGTCGGAAAGATGAAGTTCGACACCATTGCAGAGTCGTTTATCGAAGGCTGCCGTGTTTTGGTAATGGGAGCGCTTGTTGTCGGCGTTGCGAACGCCATTCTCGTTGTACTGCAGGATGGCGCAATTATGGATACGATTTTATACGGCTTTGCTTCTACAATCGGCGAGCTGCCGTCGGTTCTGGCAGCATTCGGCATGTATGTTGTCCAATGCTTATTGAATTACATTATTCCGTCTGGCAGCGGTCAGGCCGCATTGACCATGCCGATCATGGCGCCGCTCTCTGATTTGGTTGGCGTATCGCGGCAGACGGCTGTCTTAGCATTCCAGTTTGGTGACGGGATATCAAACATTTTCACGCCGACATCCGGCTATTTCATGGCGGGCCTTGCGCTGGCAAGAATCCCTTGGTCAAAATGGGTAAAATGGATTTTCCCATTGATCATCATCCATTACGTATTAGGAGCCATTTTCGTAACAGTTGCCCATGTTATTGGGTTTTCATAA
- a CDS encoding DUF3889 domain-containing protein, producing the protein MKKIILAFGLILPLAVTIHHALEIRAEAPAYTKWGRVAMKETQSRYPHASIVDYWHIGSKSENNTTEERFKLWLKEDHREFGVFVTIIYLTETGTIIDIEFRETEL; encoded by the coding sequence GTGAAAAAAATAATCTTAGCTTTTGGTTTGATACTTCCTTTAGCAGTGACAATCCACCATGCACTCGAAATTCGAGCCGAAGCACCTGCCTACACAAAATGGGGACGAGTCGCCATGAAAGAAACTCAGTCTAGATATCCCCATGCAAGCATTGTTGACTATTGGCATATCGGAAGCAAATCTGAAAACAATACAACCGAAGAGAGGTTCAAGCTATGGTTAAAAGAAGACCATCGTGAATTCGGTGTATTTGTAACCATTATTTATTTGACCGAGACAGGAACAATAATAGACATCGAGTTCCGTGAAACTGAACTATGA
- a CDS encoding AAA family ATPase, giving the protein MAGFPGSGKSTLARQIARKNGAVIVDHDIVKSSLMNSFEGESMDGKQAGSIAYAIDWSLIDFHLSQGQDVIFDSPCLYDEIIEKGIYLTKKHQTVYKFIECQLQDFTEVNRRLRSRERMVSQIAQAESEEAYYRTIRESKRPLGIHLIVDTSRPVDSYFDQVMKYLLD; this is encoded by the coding sequence ATGGCTGGTTTTCCAGGTTCAGGAAAGTCCACTTTAGCTCGGCAAATTGCGAGAAAAAATGGGGCTGTGATTGTCGATCATGATATTGTGAAATCTTCATTGATGAATTCTTTTGAAGGGGAATCGATGGATGGAAAACAGGCCGGCTCCATTGCCTATGCGATCGATTGGTCTTTGATTGATTTCCATTTGTCGCAAGGCCAGGATGTCATCTTTGATAGCCCATGCCTATATGACGAAATCATTGAAAAGGGGATCTATTTAACGAAAAAGCATCAAACCGTGTATAAATTTATTGAATGCCAACTTCAAGATTTTACAGAAGTTAACAGGAGACTGAGAAGCAGGGAAAGGATGGTCAGCCAAATCGCCCAAGCGGAGTCGGAAGAGGCTTATTACCGAACGATCCGTGAGAGTAAACGTCCTTTAGGAATACATTTAATTGTGGATACGTCCCGTCCTGTCGATTCATATTTCGATCAGGTGATGAAATATCTGTTGGATTAA
- a CDS encoding NupC/NupG family nucleoside CNT transporter — MNILLGLLGCFVILAIAFLLSENKKRINYRVVGIGVVLQILFGYIVLKSAGGRMALEKISEGVRNIIHYGNEGLTFVFGGLADASQPTGFIFGVRVAAMAIFVTALISVLYHFGIMQLFVRVIGGGLSKLLGTSKAESLTAASNIFLGVQEAPVIIKPYIKTLTRSEIFAVMTGGLASVAGGTLLAYAALGIPINYLLAASFMAAPAGLVFAKILIPETEVPLNVVETKESKPAGGDEVKPSVIDAITRGAMEGLKMAGLIIAMLIAFISIMALLNGLLGGIGGWFGYPKLSLQQIFGYIFSPLAFVMGVPWSEALTAGNLLGQKVVLNEMVAFTSFQPLIESLSDKTVAIMTFALCGFANVGSLGILIASMTAFAENQRGVVAKLGMKAVLAGTLANLMSGTIAGMFM, encoded by the coding sequence ATGAATATACTGCTTGGATTGTTAGGTTGCTTTGTTATCTTGGCGATTGCATTTCTGTTATCTGAAAATAAAAAGAGGATTAACTACCGAGTTGTCGGTATTGGTGTTGTTCTGCAAATTCTGTTCGGTTATATTGTGCTTAAATCCGCAGGGGGTCGAATGGCGCTCGAAAAAATATCGGAAGGGGTCCGGAATATAATCCATTATGGGAACGAAGGATTGACGTTCGTTTTTGGTGGATTAGCGGATGCATCGCAGCCTACAGGATTCATTTTCGGAGTCCGAGTTGCCGCAATGGCGATATTTGTAACCGCACTTATTTCTGTACTGTATCATTTCGGAATTATGCAGCTATTCGTACGTGTCATTGGAGGAGGACTTTCAAAACTTCTTGGGACAAGCAAGGCTGAATCGCTGACGGCTGCTTCAAATATCTTTTTAGGGGTTCAAGAAGCGCCGGTCATTATCAAACCGTATATTAAAACATTGACGCGATCAGAAATTTTCGCCGTCATGACTGGCGGATTGGCCTCGGTTGCAGGGGGGACACTCCTTGCCTACGCCGCGCTGGGCATTCCAATCAATTATTTGCTCGCCGCCAGTTTCATGGCCGCTCCGGCCGGACTCGTGTTTGCAAAAATTTTGATACCGGAAACGGAAGTGCCGTTGAATGTTGTGGAGACGAAGGAGTCCAAGCCGGCTGGTGGCGATGAGGTAAAACCGAGTGTAATTGACGCGATTACCAGAGGAGCCATGGAAGGCTTGAAAATGGCAGGTCTTATCATTGCTATGCTCATTGCTTTTATTTCGATCATGGCGTTGTTAAATGGTTTACTGGGAGGCATCGGTGGATGGTTTGGCTATCCGAAACTGTCGCTCCAACAGATTTTTGGCTATATTTTCTCCCCGCTTGCATTTGTAATGGGAGTTCCTTGGTCGGAAGCCTTGACGGCAGGCAACTTGCTTGGCCAAAAGGTAGTTTTGAATGAAATGGTGGCCTTTACATCATTCCAGCCTTTGATTGAATCATTGTCTGACAAGACGGTTGCCATCATGACATTTGCATTGTGCGGCTTTGCTAATGTCGGTTCTCTTGGAATCTTGATTGCCAGCATGACTGCGTTTGCGGAAAATCAACGCGGCGTTGTCGCAAAGCTTGGCATGAAAGCGGTCTTGGCAGGAACGCTTGCCAACTTGATGAGCGGTACCATAGCCGGAATGTTTATGTAA
- a CDS encoding LacI family DNA-binding transcriptional regulator produces MATIKDVSKLAGVSVATVSRFLNKNGYVSKEAAQAITEVIEKLNYRPNNIARSLAGKKTATVALMVPDILNPFFPEIARAVEDAAHEIGYTVMLCNTDNDADKEAKYIETLIQKQIDGLIISSYTIKPEQVVNLQKHSIPVVLMDNAFPGQDIVSLLSDNRGGGRLATQHLIASGCRKIGHICGPMHITSSRERTLGYEEAYKQTGQFMPSLITYSDFTVKGGYDSMIGLLDSHPDLDGVFASNDLMAAGAVKALIERGINVPADVKVIGFDGIHMEMMVPELSTIAQPIYEIGKTAMNYVVALINQEPIDKKSRLFAVELIEKQSTKR; encoded by the coding sequence ATGGCTACAATCAAAGACGTAAGCAAACTAGCAGGCGTTTCTGTGGCGACCGTCTCCCGTTTTCTGAACAAGAACGGTTATGTAAGTAAAGAAGCGGCGCAAGCAATTACAGAGGTAATCGAAAAATTGAATTACCGGCCCAATAATATCGCCAGGAGCTTGGCAGGAAAGAAAACAGCGACTGTTGCCCTTATGGTGCCTGATATATTAAACCCTTTCTTCCCTGAAATCGCACGTGCGGTGGAGGATGCAGCACATGAAATCGGTTACACAGTTATGCTCTGCAATACGGATAATGATGCAGACAAAGAAGCAAAATATATTGAGACACTCATCCAGAAGCAGATTGACGGCCTCATCATCTCTTCCTATACAATAAAACCGGAGCAAGTGGTCAACCTGCAGAAGCATTCTATTCCAGTCGTATTGATGGATAATGCATTTCCTGGACAGGATATCGTTTCACTTCTCTCTGACAACCGAGGTGGCGGTAGACTAGCGACGCAGCATCTTATCGCGTCAGGATGCCGGAAAATCGGACATATTTGCGGCCCGATGCATATTACGTCCTCTCGGGAACGGACATTAGGATATGAGGAAGCTTACAAACAAACAGGACAATTCATGCCAAGCCTGATCACTTACAGTGATTTCACAGTGAAAGGCGGCTACGATTCCATGATCGGCCTGCTCGATTCCCATCCCGACCTTGATGGTGTCTTCGCCAGCAATGACTTAATGGCTGCCGGTGCTGTCAAAGCTTTGATTGAACGAGGCATCAACGTGCCAGCTGATGTAAAAGTCATCGGTTTTGATGGAATTCACATGGAAATGATGGTGCCGGAGCTGTCCACGATTGCTCAGCCGATCTATGAAATCGGAAAGACTGCAATGAACTACGTCGTCGCGTTGATCAACCAAGAGCCCATCGACAAGAAAAGCAGACTGTTTGCTGTCGAACTGATTGAAAAACAATCAACAAAAAGGTGA